The genomic DNA GAGCTTTGGCGAACGTTTCTATTTCATTGTCAACCTGTTGGACACATAACATTGTAGGCGGTTCTCGGTGGAATATTTCTTTCTCCTGCTGGGGGTCCTGCCTGCTGGCAGGACAGGATTGCGTCTTATTTACAATTACACTTCTAGGCCGCTGTTTGCAAGTAGTTTAAAATTTGAGTCACAAATTTACACAGTTTATTTGCCAGATCATAATTTATTCTATCTTAAGCAAAGAAGAAGGCGACAAATCGTCATAATACCGGCGCATGATGATCGCGGTACATACTGCAGAGGTGTCCTTCCTTCCTCGTGTACGGTTAAAATTAGAACAGTTTCGTGAGTGGCAGTATGCAAATGCCGCGCTTTCATACGGTAGCCAAACAGCAGACCACCTTTGGATGCAAATTACGAAACGGGCactcgaaaacgtaaacaccGTGCTTGGATTACACGATTGGGATCGTTTCGCTGGCGCCAACTGAGGCGGAGAGATAAGTGTTTCTTTTTAAGtctttttttcaaaaacaccttccaCCGCCTTTCTTCGCACCGGATGGCGTGCCCCCGCTTTACAGCAATCCCTGCTTTTGCAGATCAAGATACACCTTCTTGCTGAGAATGTTGCCGCGCGAATCTTCAAACTCTTCCTCGTTCGCCGGTACCCACATCTTGGAAAAGGTTTGTTCCTTCACCTTGTCCCACAGTACCAGCGCATCCTCGATCTTCGTAATGTTGGCAAAGTGCGCCGTGTTCGGGATGCCCAGGCAGCGCATACCGTGCGCGTGCCGCCACTCGGAGAAGTGGTTCTGGAACGCTTTCGGACCGTTGTACTTGTAGTTGCCACAGATTTCACACTCGTACGTAAAGTGCAGCTGGTGCAGCTTGTACAGCCAGTACGGGATCGGTTTGCCGTCGTACCCGAGCGGCAGATTCTTTGGATTGTACGGAatgccatcgtcgtcgtccgacTCCACCTCGTCCATGCTGTCCTCGTCGCTTTCGTCCAGCGTGTAGCGGGCCTGCTTGCGCTGCAGGTTAATTTTCGTCTCGTAAATCTGATCGTCGACCAGCTCCGCCAGCTTCGCAATCTTGTACTCCAGCAGCGCAATGTCCTTCTCCTTGTTAAGGTTCATCATCCGCTTGCGTTCGTTTTCCTGATTTTTGTCGTCCTTCGAGGCGAATAAGCGCTGCGCTCGTTCCTCCAGCGTACCGCCACACTTCATACCGAGTGCCTGCAGGGCGGCCTTCAGTCGATCCAGCCCAAGGTACGTTAGATCCTCCCACTTGCCAAACTCGTTCAAGTTGATCAGCGCATCGTCATCCACATCGCGCACCTTCTCCCACCCCGGAACGATACCATTCTTCCACATATCTTCAAACTGAAGCTCGTTGCGCTTCACCGTATGCTCCAGCTCGAAGAACAGCGGCCTGCTCCGGGTGATGAACGAGAACAGATAATCGTGGAGCAGCTGCAGATAGCCTTTGTACTTCAGGTTCTTCTGTTTGCGTGGAATGTCGGCAAACTTGTTGAACTCGGACAGATACGTAATGTAATCGATCTTGTCTATGCCCTTCAGATTCACGAAGTTATCGTAACACTCGTGCAGATCCAGATACTGGCCGTAGTTTTCGACGTCGCTGAATTTCACCACCTCGGCAAGGTACGCCGGGTCGTTCAGCTGCTCCTTCAGCTTGTCGAACTCGATTGATGCCGGGACCGCCACATTATTGCCGTGGTTGGAGTGGAACTCAATCAGCCCGTTAAATTGGCTGTAAAACTCTTTAAACTCGTTTACGCTCATGTTTGTGATTTCCTGCTTCCGCTCGCCATCCTTGTCCTGGTAGAGCTCGAGCAGTGATTTCGAGCATGTTTGGTACCGCTCCAGATAGATTTTTATCCTATGGTCTGCCAGCACTTTCTCCTTCGTCTATTCAAGGGTAACACATAACAATATGAGACGTTTTACCACCATCATTCGACGATTCACACGATTCCACTTACCGTCTTTTTTGGAATCATCAACTCCTCCGACATTGCCATCACCAAGCGGTCGCACTCTTCATGCAAACGGCGCTGTATTTCAAAGATCGTTTCCATTCTGATTTGTCTTCCTGCAGCTCCGGTACCACGTTTACAGTGGAAATTGAACGAAAATCACGGAAAAAACTGcggaaaacacacaaaaataagCGGCTTCACGCTTGGAGAAAATGCACTGCGGAAGAGAAAACAACACTTTCTGACATTTGCTCAAGTACTGAACACGCACATCGAATCGTATGCGCACGAAGCTACCCGAACGTTGACGTTTCATCCGAAGTTCGAAACAACATGGTGACCGCCAAGTGCGCCCTCTTGCTGTGAAGCTCGAAAGCACATCTGCGAAACATTTCAATTcgtaattaaattcaaaatcGCAATACCCACATTTTCAATTATCCACAAAACTATTTAACTCGTGTATTTAAAtcgcttgttttttcccctattTACAGTGGTATATGCCGATTACGCCTCGTCTGGACGTTCGTTGCAGTTTTTAGAAGATTACATTAATAAGGAAGTTTTGCCGGCATTTGGTGATATCAGCTGCATATCAGCCGTTACGGGCCTGCAGTCACATTTATATGAGTAAGTAAACATGCGCCTATTGTTCTGTGCGTAACGCATAGGTTTAATACGattgcacacacacccacacccacACCTTCCATCCAACAGCAATGAAGCCAGAGACCTGGTGCGGGCAGCCGTCGGTGCCAATGGAGAAGATGAGATCGTTTTCTGTGATAATCCCGCCGAACGTTTGTGCTATCTGCTGTCGAATCCGAACGTGTGCGACCTCAGCACCTCCCAGTTCCACAATAATTCTCACAGTGCCATAAGCAACATTTCCTTCGGCGCTTTGCACCAACAATCGCTACAGCTAGGCACCACAATTCGGCACAATAGTTTTTCCAATACTTCCACCCTGTCGGACAGCGTGGTAGATGTTAGCCAGTCCAACCAGAGCCTGTCTGCAGCGCCTCCAATTTTGTTCGTCAGTACCTCGGAACCGGTGTCTAACCTtcgctcatggatcgatgcgGGTTGGCAGATCGAGCGCATAATAAAAAATCACGAAGGATTCCTGGATTTGGTCGATTTGGAGAAAAGGTTGCAGCACTACGCCGAATCGCGGCGCAAGATGGTGGGCCTGTTTTCCGGTGCGTCCCGACTGACGGGCATTCTGGCGGATGACGTTGCTACCACGATTCTGCTGCACCAGTACGACGCACTCTCGATATGGGACCACTCGATGGCCGCATCGTGTGCACCGATCTGCACCAACCCCATACTGCCCGGTGCACAGAAGGACGCCATATTTTTCCACTGCAATCGGCTGGTCGGTGGTGTGCAGGCGCCGGGCGTGCTAGTCATTAAGCGTAGGCTAATCGAACACAGTACCTCCTTCCTGACGGACTCGGTCGGGGTGGTCGGTGCCGTACGAGCGGGACTCGTGCTGCAGCTGAAGGAGTCGCTCGGTTCGCAGGCGATCATGGGCCGCATGGAGAAAACGTGCAAGCAGATGCTGGCCCACGTGCGCACCATTCCGGAGATTGCCCTGCTCGGCCCACCGTGCACAACGGCCAAGCGTCTCACCACGCTTTGCTTCATGGTGCGGCATCCGCGGGGCGCCTTCCTGCACCACCGGTTCGTGGTGGCTGTGCTGAACGATGTGTTCGGTATACAGGCCACGGCCGATAATATGGTCGGCGATTCGCTCGGAATCAATCCGCAGCTGATGGTAGAGTATGAGAAGCTGCTGAACGATGAATCGTTGCGGGCGGGCTGTCTGCATCCGGGCTACACGCGTATCACCTTTCCATTCTTCATGCCAGAAGCGGAAGTGGCCTTCATACTGGAAGCACTCAAGATGGTAGCTACCGAGGCCTGGAAGCTGCTACCTCAGTACGAAGTGGACGAACGTTCCGGCGAATGGCGGCACCATTCGAACTCGCTGGCAAAGGAACGCAAGTGGCTGGGCGCCATCCGTTACATCGATGGCAAAATGTTGTTCTCCGATCGGCGCATTTCTGGTCCGGGCTCATTCCCGCAGAACTATTCGGACTGTTTGCAGACGGCGCGGAATCTCTTCAATCGCGCGCGTAAAATGGCTCAACGGTCCACCACGGAGGAAATCGTACTGAAGCTGCCGAATGTGGCAATGGAGAAGCTCCGCTGGTACATGCTATCCGGGGAAGCGCACGAACTGTTGCTGGGCCACTCGCATAATGTAAAAAATACAGTACCCTTCGATCCTACTAGAAGTAAGTAGAACCGTATAAACTCTTGCAAGCGGAATAATCAGCAAataaatctctctctctctctctctgcttttCCCACCACACCAAACCAGTACCTGAGAACTCGTCGCTAATGTTGATACATCGCCACCACAGCCTGTCGGCGTTGGACATCAAACGGTTCAAGAGTCGCAGTTTGCCAGCCTCGCCGCTGCAGATATCGAACCGACGGCAGAACTCATCCTCCCCGTGCCAATCGCACAGTCCCACACCGACCTCGTCGCCGCCGATGGTGAGATTTTCGGTCGGCGGTGAAGTCACGACCCTGCTCAATCCTGCCCCGATGGCAACGGGTCACGTCAGTAGCTCGGCCGGCATTATTGCCGCTGGTGGTCCGATCGGACGCGACATGAACGTCAGCCGTAACAGGTAAGCAGATCGGTTGAGTAGCTGTAGGAACCGACCGTCGGGTCCACGATTGGCGACGATGTTGAGCATGTGCGTTTGCGTGACTAATCCAAGCTGTAAGCAGTGTTCCGCTGGCGAACGAGCCGGCGAATTAATCTGCTCGCTTGCTTGCGCCCGTTGTTCTGTGCACGTTACCGCAGGCGATTCAATCCGATCGAATAAGTACAGTTGTTTCCGAGGGTCCATCTATCCGAGGTAGCAACCTTGGAAGTCTCATTGTTATTTGTAGTAGTAGGGACCGAAGTCACTCTCAGGTTTTAaattaccccccccccccccccccccacattcATAAATATCCGAGCTGCACCGATGGGTTATAATATAGATTAACTTTTCCGTTCCAACACGCACCCCGTACGCTGCATTTGGAACGGCACAGATGTCACAGTTGGGGAGCCGCCAGCTATCGCACCCACATCGGCCCTAGCCTTGCCGCACGGAATGTGACCAACGTACAGGAGGCTCAGGATAACAGTACGGCCGACCGGCATGACACCAGTTCGATCTCTCTGCACACACTCGGACCTCAAACGCGTGCGAGCCTGGGGCTGGTGGAAGCGCAGCCCCATCTGCCATTCGCCGCCGTACAGCAACGCGCCTACCAAACGCAACAGTCAGTGCCGGCACCGGCACAGCAACGGACACCGTTGCGCCGTCCACTGTCGGTGGCCGCTACAGCGCCGATTCCACTGCCCATGATGATGACGGCTCGGCTTCCGAAGCAGCGATCCTGCTCGTGCAGCAGCCAGACGGACGTGAGCCTGCAGCGCAACGAAAGTCCACCGCAGCCGGGCACGGCATCGCCGACACCGAGCCTCCCTAATCTACGGTCGCTTATGGGAAGGTTAGAACCGAAGTGCTGTTACACGTCCGTTGCTGGTGTTTCGCCCACATTCCGTCTGCATCCCCGCGATTTACTTGTCATGCTTCCTTGTTTTGCTCCATCGCTCCATTACGCTCGGGCTTCCCGATTAATGCATGCATCagctgtctttttttttcgattacaTCCGTTACAGAATCTtatattgattttttgattttttacaatttttgaaaggctttatacgtactcTAACGGACTTCATTTCAAAGCTTGGCTCACATGGTTTTAAATCTATTTTTTTCGCATGCGAGCATCgtactgtgtgtgtatgccttCGTTTCTTCAGCATGGCTTTTTATTCCTATTCATGTCGATGTGCTTAACCATCTTTTGTCCCGACGCTTCGAAACCCGTATTCAAACTACGATATCAAAAAACCGCTCTCTTCCGTTTGTCTGTACTGaccaaagcttttttttccatttctccaTAGTAGCTGCAGTGAAAGCACGGAAGATATCCAGGCGTACGTGAAGGAGATGACGAAGGAGTTGGCCACCGAGATCAAGTCCGAGATACGGGAGGTGATCAGCAAGGTCGAGGACGTCCTCGAAAGCACCGACAGCATCGAGATGAGCAGCTTGGTGAACTTTAATTCGCTCGGACAGTTAAGGTAACGCACTTGCCTGCGCACTAAATGCGCCCGCTAAACTATGCTATGAATCATTCGAATTTTCCCATTCCCCTTTTCAGCCATCCACCGGTGGAAAACAAGCGCGATTCCATATCAACCAGCGACGTGGTCGACTATCTGCGCGAGTTCAGCAAAGAGATGACGAACGAGGTGAAGTCGGAGATACGGGACGTGGTGAACGCGGTGGATGAAATCATTTCGCCCGAAGGATTTCTCGGCACGCGCAAAAACTCACCCCCCGACATACTGCGCAACAACAGCGGGGCCAGCGGTGGAAACCATCCGCCCCACGGCAACACCGCTGCTGGAGGACACAAACTGTAATTGTCGTTCTGGgcggaagggttttttttgttttgttctagtGCTTAAGTGTatagcgtgtgtgtggtttttgtaAACGACGCGAAGGATGTCTCGTGTGTTGGGTTACTGTTGCTGGCACGGCTTTTGCCTTCCCATTAGCCCCATAAGCCccccagaaaaaaaccccctgCCGTAGGCTAGTTTAACCACCGATCGCTAACGGGAGCCTTCCTCGTTCTCTCTTTttgtctctttttctctctctctctctctctctttctctttctccccGATCTGTGATCCTTTCATTCACACATTTTCTTTCgaaatgtgtgcgtgtttgtgtgtctgtgttgtaTTGTCCACACCGGTGGAGCTTCCACATCGCTTGCCACataatccatccatccacatcCGTACGCCACCTCATCCCATGAACGCCGCAAATCACCCCCATCGGTCCCACCTTCACGCTTTGTGCGCTAAATCTAGCTTGATCAAACAACGGTACAGCGATATAGCGCCGGACGCCAACATCCATCGGCCCCGGTCGGCCGACAACGATCACAGCAAGCACCGGTCGGAATCGTTCCCGAGACCAAGCTCGGCGGCCAGCCCGGAACGCATGGGCATGATGGGACCGCCGCTACACTACGTCAGCGCAATAGCCAAAAGCTTCGATCCACGGTCGTCCACCATGTCCTCGCAGGATTCGGGTATCAATATGAACTTTTGCGACGCAGCGGACGAGAGTCACCGTGTCCGGGTGTGCAGAACGGGGACCGCCAGCGATAGGTAAGGCAGTGTGTGGAACACCGCTAACATTCCCAACCATCCAACGTCATCTGTTCAGTTTCAGTCATGGGATTTTGTGCAACATTCATTGCTCATTTGTTTGTAATGGTTTGGTGCAAAGTTTGAGCATGTGATCGTTGAAATAACGAGCATGTTGGAATAATGTTGGCccccatttttttctccccccaccccACAGAATACGCACAGTGTCTGCCGATGTGGACAGTTCCAGCAAACCCACCATCCCACCACGTCGACTCATATCGGAACCGTCCGGTGGATCGATCCGGGAAACATCATCACCGTCCGGTACGGACGTGAGCACCACTACTGCTCAGCTGGAGGACGGTAACACAGCGGGCAAGAGTCCACTTACCCGCCAGCAGCACGTGCTCAACCGTACACCGTCGGGAGAGGCTGGACCGATCGTACAGTCGCCGTGTGTAACATCGGTCACCGGTGGTGGCACCGCCGTCCACACCATCCAGTGGCACCAGATGCCGAAGGAAGTCTGGAAGCAGGCAGCTGAGGTTAACGATTAACTTTGCGCGTTTTACTGCCATTTTACGCTGTGCACGCTTCTTCATTGCCGGTTTGGTTTGGGATTTTCGCCTGTGCATGCGAAGCAAAATTTGGCGGAGGATGCGCCGGGACTTTCAGGGCAGACCCACCCCACGTAGCATACAGTAACGGACGAACAGGAACATTTTAATAACcctcatcttcatcatcatcatcgctggTGTGCATGATGAGGCAGATGCTACAACTTAACACACGGTAGTTTGCTGGTATGATGGTTGGTTGGAGACCTGGTTGGCGCTTTGGTAGACACTACCTCCACATAactgcttggagcggggagtCGGCAGCGGTTAAGTagtaccagcaccagcaggcCATTCTTACACAACGGCGCTAGCAAAAGCATTACTAATTCatgtaacaatttttaaaatcacCTACTAACACTATGTTAATCGTAAACGTTTCGAGgggaaaaacaaccaaaagccagagagagagagaaagaaagatcgTTCGAAAATTCGTTCCAATTCGGGCATCGTTCGTTAGTGTGTAGTATGTTTTTTATGCCTTCATCTACTTCTTATCGTTGTGTGATAGCTTAGCTTACCACTACTAAGAGGTGTTATTATGtgcgttcgtttttttctttgtcatTTTATCACGTTTTCAAACCCGTTAACGTTGTTAGTTGCCTCGTTCAGCTtcatttgttgtgttttgcattTCGTCGAGCGCGTGAGCCATGCTGCTCCTGATTGAAAAGATTGTTTTAACGTacttctgtttctttttgttttcttattccCCTCCTTGGTGCGgtttaaatccttttttcctttttttttttggctggttGTTGCTGTCGAACGGTGCAACAGATGTTGGTGAAGTTGGcggaaatgtttaaaatataaGCTGATGGATGTGGTGAGGAAGAGGCAGAGGCTTGACCGAGGATGTAAAATATAGTTCTGCTGTGTTtattgctttgtttgccacCACCGACTGTCACATTGACGTCGTTGCatctgcagctgctgcagcccTTTTCGGTGCGAATCCTTATATCTTCACGCCAAGAGCATCGGTAACATCGACTGGATTGATAAGGGTGTAGTTGTCCGGTGTATTAGCCGCCTAACCCCCAGCATCAGCGTTGCTGTATTTACTGTATTTAGTTAAGCCCCTTTGCTGCTACCTGCAAGCCGTATTTCCCCGTGTAAATGTATAACTAAAGTACGTGGTATGATTTTAactgtgagagagagagagagtttaaAGCTTTTGATAATGTGTGTATCGTGTACCTTAAACATGTTCAGTCATTAGAAGGGCAAATTAAGGAAAGGTGAATAATAATTGTTCATTGCTAGGTAGAGAATGTTCAgcggaaaaatgtaaattcaTATTATCGTTGCAGCGCGCCATCGTTGGCAGCAGGCTTCAAAATCACGAAACCGGTGTGATATAAGCGAAGAACGCGAATAAGTTAGAGTTCGAGAcaaatatacatatacatacatatagatatatagatatatattTCACTACAAGTTAATTGAAatgctcttttttttcaaGCTTTAATAATTTCTCCACAATCTCAACCCGAAACCCGAACCGTGTGTGAAAGTTAGTCTACGATAAGAGCGAAATGGTTATGATGCATCCTACTAACAGTAAGCAAACAGGGGTAGTTGTAttattaacaatttttacctACAAAGAGTAGAATAATTCAGCAAAATTGTTCGATCATTCCTGGTTTGGGGTGCGAAAGCTcgaaacactttgctacacttTTTTATGCTCATTTTAGTTAAGGGTTGCTACTGTTGTCCTCTGAGCAGCGTTTAATGAGCGATAAAGCTTAAAGGTTTTGATAACATTTGTTTATATCGTCCTTTAAATTAACGCTGTCTGTTCTTTGGATTAGGTGTAGCGAATCTTTCTAATCTGTAAGTAGAAGCATCCTTTTTTctgaatttgaaaatttaaccTAGTCTGCATTCGTGGAGCAACGGTTTTCAAATGAAGTGTGTTTGAAACTATTCACGATAGTTCTAAACATGACACATAGATGGCGCACAGGTGCCTTTGTCTTGGATAAATACGTATCATAGCTTCGATAGTTGTCCGCCTTGCTGCACCCTATTGGCGCTGTAGTCGTGGAAATTGCAGGGTTCTTAAACGTGATATTTCACCACGCGAATTGGCAGAAAATTAGTAGATTAAGCTAATATTTATCTGATTTTTAAGTTACCATTTGGAATGTATTATTTTAGACAGGTTTATGATTTATAGAGCCTACTAtactttttctatttttaagccgaattttctgttttacgGAGGAAGGCAACATTAAACTTGGTTCATTCGCCATTTTGTGTACTAAAACGCAACTAAAACGCTTAGTAGCCGCCAACCCTATTCTTACCATTCTAAGCGTAGCCAACTGGTATCcttgaaaaacatttccccccttaacacacacgcacgcaaagaCTGTCGGGTATGCTAATTGGATCGACACAGACGCTATAAGACCAGCTAGGACCATTCTACACCGCTCATTAACCGCACGAATAACACACACGCTAGACGGTGTTGTCTGGACATCTCGGACATCTCCGGTACGCAATTGGAGTAGGGCCGTCGTTAGTGAAATGGTTGTAATTTTAATGCCATGTTTCTGTTCTACCACGTTCCACCGCCAGGCACTAGACGAACACCAAATGCTGCAGGAAGGGGACCGTGTGCTGGTGTGTCTGTCGGGCAGCAGCTCTTCCATGTGCTTGCTCCATCTGCTGCATCAGTTTTGTCAAACGCGTCAGCTAAAGATTGAGCTGGCCGCTGTTACGGTGGGCGCTGGGGGGGACTGTGAAGTTGACCCGCGCACACTGATGCTGTACCTGAAGGAGCTCGGTGTGACGTACTTCTACGAACCGCAAGGTACCTACAACAGACATACTCCTCGGTGGCACGCGTAATAATGTGAGACGTTTCTTCCTTCCCGTAAGCAGCCACAAACGAGTCGCTAAGCGATCAGCTCATGCGTCACGCACGAACCCGGCAGTACAATGTGTTGGCTATGGCCAGCACGCTGGACAAGCTGGCTGATCGATTCCTTTCGTCCTTGTTTTACCGGGGTGAGCTTTGTGCACTGCAGGCCGTACAGCGTTCCGACGCAGCGTCCAGTTCCCTCGGGGGAGATGATGTACGGATTATCCGGCCGTTGCTGTTTCTGCGGGAAAAGACATTCGCCGAGTTTGCCGTCGCCCAGGGAATACCGAGCCGTACCGCGTGCCTCGTTTCGCGTCCTGACGGTGCGGACACTTTAAGAGAGTTGCTGCACAAACAGGAGCTGGTCAATCCGCTCGTATACCACAACATTCGGAATGCTCTAAGGCCGATCGTTTCTTTACGGTACGGGTGGTGTGGCTGAAGCGTTGTGGTATGCTTGAACATAAAGAGGAAATCATTCTACATTCTTTTCTCTTTACAGAACTGAAGCCTCCAAGTCGGCGTACGAAATGCTTCGTT from Anopheles stephensi strain Indian chromosome 2, UCI_ANSTEP_V1.0, whole genome shotgun sequence includes the following:
- the LOC118505424 gene encoding uncharacterized protein LOC118505424 isoform X6 yields the protein MSLKKASRTKSLSLSGDDFPLRPVAGTGNVTGKPKAAFSTVKRPEDTLKIMKYIDDNVIGKGVAFLGPYGRRKVVYADYASSGRSLQFLEDYINKEVLPAFGDISCISAVTGLQSHLYDNEARDLVRAAVGANGEDEIVFCDNPAERLCYLLSNPNVCDLSTSQFHNNSHSAISNISFGALHQQSLQLGTTIRHNSFSNTSTLSDSVVDVSQSNQSLSAAPPILFVSTSEPVSNLRSWIDAGWQIERIIKNHEGFLDLVDLEKRLQHYAESRRKMVGLFSGASRLTGILADDVATTILLHQYDALSIWDHSMAASCAPICTNPILPGAQKDAIFFHCNRLVGGVQAPGVLVIKRRLIEHSTSFLTDSVGVVGAVRAGLVLQLKESLGSQAIMGRMEKTCKQMLAHVRTIPEIALLGPPCTTAKRLTTLCFMVRHPRGAFLHHRFVVAVLNDVFGIQATADNMVGDSLGINPQLMVEYEKLLNDESLRAGCLHPGYTRITFPFFMPEAEVAFILEALKMVATEAWKLLPQYEVDERSGEWRHHSNSLAKERKWLGAIRYIDGKMLFSDRRISGPGSFPQNYSDCLQTARNLFNRARKMAQRSTTEEIVLKLPNVAMEKLRWYMLSGEAHELLLGHSHNVKNTVPFDPTRIPENSSLMLIHRHHSLSALDIKRFKSRSLPASPLQISNRRQNSSSPCQSHSPTPTSSPPMVRFSVGGEVTTLLNPAPMATGHVSSSAGIIAAGGPIGRDMNVSRNSCSESTEDIQAYVKEMTKELATEIKSEIREVISKVEDVLESTDSIEMSSLVNFNSLGQLSHPPVENKRDSISTSDVVDYLREFSKEMTNEVKSEIRDVVNAVDEIISPEGFLGTRKNSPPDILRNNSGASGGNHPPHGNTAAGGHKLLIKQRYSDIAPDANIHRPRSADNDHSKHRSESFPRPSSAASPERMGMMGPPLHYVSAIAKSFDPRSSTMSSQDSGINMNFCDAADESHRVRVCRTGTASDRIRTVSADVDSSSKPTIPPRRLISEPSGGSIRETSSPSGTDVSTTTAQLEDGNTAGKSPLTRQQHVLNRTPSGEAGPIVQSPCVTSVTGGGTAVHTIQWHQMPKEVWKQAAEALDEHQMLQEGDRVLVCLSGSSSSMCLLHLLHQFCQTRQLKIELAAVTVGAGGDCEVDPRTLMLYLKELGVTYFYEPQAATNESLSDQLMRHARTRQYNVLAMASTLDKLADRFLSSLFYRGELCALQAVQRSDAASSSLGGDDVRIIRPLLFLREKTFAEFAVAQGIPSRTACLVSRPDGADTLRELLHKQELVNPLVYHNIRNALRPIVSLRTEASKSAYEMLRSSLNTRE
- the LOC118505424 gene encoding uncharacterized protein LOC118505424 isoform X4; amino-acid sequence: MSLKKASRTKSLSLSGDDFPLRPVAGTGNVTGKPKAAFSTVKRPEDTLKIMKYIDDNVIGKGVAFLGPYGRRKVVYADYASSGRSLQFLEDYINKEVLPAFGDISCISAVTGLQSHLYDNEARDLVRAAVGANGEDEIVFCDNPAERLCYLLSNPNVCDLSTSQFHNNSHSAISNISFGALHQQSLQLGTTIRHNSFSNTSTLSDSVVDVSQSNQSLSAAPPILFVSTSEPVSNLRSWIDAGWQIERIIKNHEGFLDLVDLEKRLQHYAESRRKMVGLFSGASRLTGILADDVATTILLHQYDALSIWDHSMAASCAPICTNPILPGAQKDAIFFHCNRLVGGVQAPGVLVIKRRLIEHSTSFLTDSVGVVGAVRAGLVLQLKESLGSQAIMGRMEKTCKQMLAHVRTIPEIALLGPPCTTAKRLTTLCFMVRHPRGAFLHHRFVVAVLNDVFGIQATADNMVGDSLGINPQLMVEYEKLLNDESLRAGCLHPGYTRITFPFFMPEAEVAFILEALKMVATEAWKLLPQYEVDERSGEWRHHSNSLAKERKWLGAIRYIDGKMLFSDRRISGPGSFPQNYSDCLQTARNLFNRARKMAQRSTTEEIVLKLPNVAMEKLRWYMLSGEAHELLLGHSHNVKNTVPFDPTRIPENSSLMLIHRHHSLSALDIKRFKSRSLPASPLQISNRRQNSSSPCQSHSPTPTSSPPMVRFSVGGEVTTLLNPAPMATGHVSSSAGIIAAGGPIGRDMNVSRNRCHSWGAASYRTHIGPSLAARNVTNVQEAQDNSTADRHDTSSISLHTLGPQTRASLGLVEAQPHLPFAAVQQRAYQTQQSVPAPAQQRTPLRRPLSVAATAPIPLPMMMTARLPKQRSCSCSSQTDVSLQRNESPPQPGTASPTPSLPNLRSLMGSSCSESTEDIQAYVKEMTKELATEIKSEIREVISKVEDVLESTDSIEMSSLVNFNSLGQLSHPPVENKRDSISTSDVVDYLREFSKEMTNEVKSEIRDVVNAVDEIISPEGFLGTRKNSPPDILRNNSGASGGNHPPHGNTAAGGHKLIRTVSADVDSSSKPTIPPRRLISEPSGGSIRETSSPSGTDVSTTTAQLEDGNTAGKSPLTRQQHVLNRTPSGEAGPIVQSPCVTSVTGGGTAVHTIQWHQMPKEVWKQAAEALDEHQMLQEGDRVLVCLSGSSSSMCLLHLLHQFCQTRQLKIELAAVTVGAGGDCEVDPRTLMLYLKELGVTYFYEPQAATNESLSDQLMRHARTRQYNVLAMASTLDKLADRFLSSLFYRGELCALQAVQRSDAASSSLGGDDVRIIRPLLFLREKTFAEFAVAQGIPSRTACLVSRPDGADTLRELLHKQELVNPLVYHNIRNALRPIVSLRTEASKSAYEMLRSSLNTRE
- the LOC118505424 gene encoding uncharacterized protein LOC118505424 isoform X5; the protein is MSLKKASRTKSLSLSGDDFPLRPVAGTGNVTGKPKAAFSTVKRPEDTLKIMKYIDDNVIGKGVAFLGPYGRRKVVYADYASSGRSLQFLEDYINKEVLPAFGDISCISAVTGLQSHLYDNEARDLVRAAVGANGEDEIVFCDNPAERLCYLLSNPNVCDLSTSQFHNNSHSAISNISFGALHQQSLQLGTTIRHNSFSNTSTLSDSVVDVSQSNQSLSAAPPILFVSTSEPVSNLRSWIDAGWQIERIIKNHEGFLDLVDLEKRLQHYAESRRKMVGLFSGASRLTGILADDVATTILLHQYDALSIWDHSMAASCAPICTNPILPGAQKDAIFFHCNRLVGGVQAPGVLVIKRRLIEHSTSFLTDSVGVVGAVRAGLVLQLKESLGSQAIMGRMEKTCKQMLAHVRTIPEIALLGPPCTTAKRLTTLCFMVRHPRGAFLHHRFVVAVLNDVFGIQATADNMVGDSLGINPQLMVEYEKLLNDESLRAGCLHPGYTRITFPFFMPEAEVAFILEALKMVATEAWKLLPQYEVDERSGEWRHHSNSLAKERKWLGAIRYIDGKMLFSDRRISGPGSFPQNYSDCLQTARNLFNRARKMAQRSTTEEIVLKLPNVAMEKLRWYMLSGEAHELLLGHSHNVKNTVPFDPTRIPENSSLMLIHRHHSLSALDIKRFKSRSLPASPLQISNRRQNSSSPCQSHSPTPTSSPPMVRFSVGGEVTTLLNPAPMATGHVSSSAGIIAAGGPIGRDMNVSRNSSCSESTEDIQAYVKEMTKELATEIKSEIREVISKVEDVLESTDSIEMSSLVNFNSLGQLSHPPVENKRDSISTSDVVDYLREFSKEMTNEVKSEIRDVVNAVDEIISPEGFLGTRKNSPPDILRNNSGASGGNHPPHGNTAAGGHKLLIKQRYSDIAPDANIHRPRSADNDHSKHRSESFPRPSSAASPERMGMMGPPLHYVSAIAKSFDPRSSTMSSQDSGINMNFCDAADESHRVRVCRTGTASDRIRTVSADVDSSSKPTIPPRRLISEPSGGSIRETSSPSGTDVSTTTAQLEDGNTAGKSPLTRQQHVLNRTPSGEAGPIVQSPCVTSVTGGGTAVHTIQWHQMPKEVWKQAAEALDEHQMLQEGDRVLVCLSGSSSSMCLLHLLHQFCQTRQLKIELAAVTVGAGGDCEVDPRTLMLYLKELGVTYFYEPQAATNESLSDQLMRHARTRQYNVLAMASTLDKLADRFLSSLFYRGELCALQAVQRSDAASSSLGGDDVRIIRPLLFLREKTFAEFAVAQGIPSRTACLVSRPDGADTLRELLHKQELVNPLVYHNIRNALRPIVSLRTEASKSAYEMLRSSLNTRE